atataaaaagtaaagcACAAGTGTTTTACAAGATTATATCAACCCAATATAAAAAGTGTTTGTACAAACTCTGTCATAGTGTCTAGTATTATTAGTTTGTTTTCTTAAGGGCTTCTCTTGTGTTTCAGAGGGTCTTGAAAGGCGCTGCAGTCTTGAAGACTTTGGCTTCATGGTGTTCCACTCTCCTTACTGCAAACTGGTCCAGAAGTCTTTGGCTCGCCTAATGCTCAACGATTTCCTCCATCATCCCAGTCCAAACACAGAGAGCGGCCCCTTCAGCGGCCTGGAAGCTTTCAGGTTAATATCCTCCTTCCATTGGCGTTAAAAATGGTAGCAGCACCAAATGAGTGTCACACAacagacagttaaaaaaaaaaaacgcgtaCACAATCAATCCCACtggatttttatttaaaggaaaagttcaccggaatggaaaattctgtcattagttactcatattattccaaacctatatgctgttttttttgtttttcgaCACAAAAAGCGAATTTTTGAAGATTATTCTTACAGCTCTTTTCCATATAACAGCAGTTTATAGTGACCACATCATGGATAAACCAAACGATTTAAATTTCTTTCCCATTTTTTGCAGAGATGTGAAGATTGAGGACACTTATTTTGACAGAGATGTGGAGAAGGCCTTTATGAAAGCCAGTTCAGAACTGTTTGAGAATAAAACCAAGGCGTCTCTCCTCATATCGAACCAGAATGGCAACATGTACACACCATCAGTGTACGGCTGCTTGGCTTCAGTTCTCGCACAGTAAGTGTCACGGGTgctttgtcttgttttcctgAGTGTACATTACAGCATTCATGATTATTCAAAGCCACTGTAAATTTGATGCACtagtgattattattatttttttcaaatctctaCAGACATACACCCCAGCAGTTGGCAGGGCAGAGAGTTGGTGTGTTTTCTTACGGCTCAGGCTTTGCTGCCACACTCTACTCCATCAGAGTCACACAAGACGCCACACCTGGTACacatgcgcgcacacacacacacacacaaaagctgGTCATGATATAAGACATTTTATGAATTATCTAGAATTTCAACACCAAATGTTTTTagttatattgtattattatatcataCATAACAATGTAGTAATGGCTATATTTTTAAAGGgggaattaaattaaatgaacttTATCTTTTATTTGGAACTAACCTAATAGTAATTGCAACATTGCTTGGCAATTGTAAAAATTGCCAAGCTTCAGTTAAACCGTGTCTACACCGGATGCAAGCAGTGCGTCATGTCTAAGGCAAATGGAGCCATTAAAATCACTGATGCTGTCTCCACTGAAGAGAGAGCATCAGTGGCTCTATTTCTGGTGTACTACTTTTGACAACAGGACATATGGATTTGGAATATGTTTTGAAATATTCAGTATAGACACAGACTTACACATTGGACACAAGCGGCATGCAGTGTACTCATAATCAACAAAGCTGCCTGAAGTTATATAAGAGGCTAGTCGTATCACCCAGCCATTGTTAACTCAAGGTTGATTGACAGTCAGTCAGTTGTGCTAATGTACATCTTTATTTTAAGGCTCTGCTTTGGATAAGTTGGTCTCCAGCCTGTGTGACCTGCAGGCCAGACTGGACTCTAGAAAGAAGGTTTCACCGGGTGTTTTTGCTGAGAACATGAAGCTCAGAGAAGAAACTCATCATTTAGGTAATCAAGCATTTGCATTCTGTTCTTCcctcattgatttttttttttttctctttctttatgAAAATCTTTTGGATCCATTTGGCCATGTGATGTTTCTCATATTCCCACAGCAAACTACATCCCTCAAGGCTCAGTAGatgaactttccccaggaacatGGTACCTCACTCGTGTGGATGAGAAGCATCGTAGGCAGTATGCCAGGCGCTCTATGAACGATGACAGACCTCTGGAGGCTGGACTGGTCACTTCCAGCATTGCTGCTGAGGTATGCTGTATGTCTTTTGTCATTGTTAAAATACTTACCTCTGTAGCAGTTAAACATGTAGATTCAGCTATAAGTAAAGCTCAAAGTATACTTCAGCTTTTACGTGTACACTAGGGCTGGGTGTTGACACAATTTTGGAACACATGGGAGTCATTtagtactactataataatactgaaggttaaattaacttatttatatacaaacacttaaattacactctgtgtttattataaataaagtttagaattacataatcatatttctactccaattcgtttttttgaaatataaacatttaaatcgtggctgtcataactgatttattcaaacatgcattaaatattgaagaacattaaaaataatgaatatgtatcggtgcatagctatatttatcagaatgtttctttctagagttcacttttctagctgactaatgagtttatggtcactgaatatgtttttctgaggtaaatgtgacgttacgtgacattgtttacaagctgttttattgatgtctttccgaggtcgaaacactgattgagctattacacgagacatgatacgaaTTTCGGTaggttgtactgtatattttaacataccttcagatgtttagtcgcgtttatttcgcgctgtaactggtattaaagcggaggagaggacgTTCACATGCGCTCCGTGCTGACGCTTCTCTTTAACCAAGGCGCTAAAgagatctgtcacgccacattaaacagcgccaaaacggtatttattttttgaatctcataataagatggacgtcatttgaaatctgagactttgcttcataccataagtaacaaagcacaaagataattgcgatttattggatgggaggcgctacatattctgctcattcattaactgaaaacaagctagactaatcgattcttgggatttaagaatcgatattgtttcgtaaaaatgagaatagattaaaattgagaaatcttttttttttttttttttttttttttttttttattacccaGTCCTAGTGTACACTAGTGTATGTGTACAGCATATGATGTACATTTTATCATCAGCACAGTAGTTCTCTGTACGCACACAGCCAGATTGAAGAGAAACAGAAGAGACAGAACAACAACAATCTTCTGGAGCGGCCAACAATAATAGACACTCGCATTGAGAGATATCACAGCTCTAGTTTAAATGAGTACAAAGACATTTTAGCACTCATAACTTTTGGAGAGAAATAGCTCAGACACTAGACAAAGATGAAACTTTCTAGTGCGCATGTGTCAAGGcctgtgtttgtgcatgttgtCAGACTTTAAATGGCTAAGCAGTCACATCAAAACTGAAGTATACTTTAGGCTTTAGGCATACTTTAGGCATTAGTAGGTTAATTTCTCTGAAAAGTGCCCTAATCGAAATAAACAAACCTTGAGAGTGAAAAAGATTCACAACGCTCACATTCAAGTTGGTTACACGAATCTGTCACGCCGACCAACAGAAAATGTGCCACGTTCGGAAACAAACACTCTAGTCTTACCACTgttgactgatttttttttttttttgtagtaaaacAATTCACAAGTGTTTTGTGTTTGGCtgattgtgtttttctgtcgtTCTCAGCATGTTCCCAGCCCACTCAAGAAGATGCCCCGTATCCCAACTACCACAGCTGGCCCTGAGGTGGTCGTCATTAGTAACGGGGATCATTAATTTACCTCTGTGAGGTGCACATAATGGCAGATCACATGATCTGTAAAAGAAACAAGCTAAAAAGGGCCCCAGGACTTCTGAAGCCGTATCACTTGTCAATGAGTGATATGAAACTCAAACTCAAAGCTTTTTAAATGTTCCAGGACAGAATTGGTTTGACCGTCACTGTGTTGAAGATGGCAGAGGGGTAGTTTGGAAATGAAGTGTTAGTACATGGGAAGGTTTCTCTGTGGTGAACTCCCACAAACTGCTGCTCAGAGTCATCTATGCAGATATCCTGACTTATTTAATCCTTTTAAGTTCAAATATCTACCTGTTGGCATTTCACAAGATCTTGTCATTTAACTGACATTTTAGGACAGCCAAGAACTCGAGGGTCCGAGCATCAAAACATGGATGTTTTAGGGAAGAGTTTCCCTCGTTTTTAATCGATCTAAAAGCTGCCGTTTTCACTCTCATGACTCTATCATTCTGTCCTCGTCAACTGACAGCTGTCAGGATTTCTGTTTTTGCTAAATTGTTCTTTTATAAAACTCCTTCTAGTCAGTCTTATCACCTTGTCGGGGAAATGTACCTGGATCACATATTAATGAGCCATAAACTTCAAGTTTTAATCACATT
This genomic stretch from Megalobrama amblycephala isolate DHTTF-2021 linkage group LG2, ASM1881202v1, whole genome shotgun sequence harbors:
- the hmgcs1 gene encoding hydroxymethylglutaryl-CoA synthase, cytoplasmic isoform X3, with product MPGSLPAICEATWPKDVGIIAMEVYVPSQYVDQAELEEYDGVGAGKYTVGLGQARMGFCSDREDINSLCLTVVQRLMERNSLSYDSVGRLEVGTETIIDKSKSTKTVLMQLFEESGNTDVEGVDTTNACYGGTAALFNAVNWVESSSWDGRYALVVAGDIAVYATGSARPTGGAGAVAMLVGPNAPLAFERGLRGTHMQHAYDFYKPDMVSEYPVVDGKLSIQCYLSALDRCYAVFKNKIHAQWQREGLERRCSLEDFGFMVFHSPYCKLVQKSLARLMLNDFLHHPSPNTESGPFSGLEAFRDVKIEDTYFDRDVEKAFMKASSELFENKTKASLLISNQNGNMYTPSVYGCLASVLAQHTPQQLAGQRVGVFSYGSGFAATLYSIRVTQDATPGSALDKLVSSLCDLQARLDSRKKVSPGVFAENMKLREETHHLANYIPQGSVDELSPGTWYLTRVDEKHRRQYARRSMNDDRPLEAGLVTSSIAAEHVPSPLKKMPRIPTTTAGPEVVVISNGDH
- the hmgcs1 gene encoding hydroxymethylglutaryl-CoA synthase, cytoplasmic isoform X2, with the translated sequence MIVSPFRMPGSLPAICEATWPKDVGIIAMEVYVPSQYVDQAELEEYDGVGAGKYTVGLGQARMGFCSDREDINSLCLTVVQRLMERNSLSYDSVGRLEVGTETIIDKSKSTKTVLMQLFEESGNTDVEGVDTTNACYGGTAALFNAVNWVESSSWDGRYALVVAGDIAVYATGSARPTGGAGAVAMLVGPNAPLAFERGLRGTHMQHAYDFYKPDMVSEYPVVDGKLSIQCYLSALDRCYAVFKNKIHAQWQREGLERRCSLEDFGFMVFHSPYCKLVQKSLARLMLNDFLHHPSPNTESGPFSGLEAFRDVKIEDTYFDRDVEKAFMKASSELFENKTKASLLISNQNGNMYTPSVYGCLASVLAQHTPQQLAGQRVGVFSYGSGFAATLYSIRVTQDATPGSALDKLVSSLCDLQARLDSRKKVSPGVFAENMKLREETHHLANYIPQGSVDELSPGTWYLTRVDEKHRRQYARRSMNDDRPLEAGLVTSSIAAEHVPSPLKKMPRIPTTTAGPEVVVISNGDH